A region of Centropristis striata isolate RG_2023a ecotype Rhode Island chromosome 17, C.striata_1.0, whole genome shotgun sequence DNA encodes the following proteins:
- the LOC131989311 gene encoding low affinity immunoglobulin gamma Fc region receptor II-a-like — MTQRLIYINDAPVTVAPASAPTSEITCTGRGSCQPLLKSSFSVMLRQSAARQHGVLLEFTLLNSHTLKSDAAFSITPNRLQHFQFDTVSFHCEGSDGLSKLRMMKNSEESDPECDIETTTSCTIQRAYPSDNGEYWCENNRVNISVTAGSVILESPVLPVMEGHNVTLSCRNKTTSTNLQADFFKDGRLIMTSISAETTIKNVSKSDEGLYRCSISGGGGSAESWLAVRETRPSLDHSIYLLLLLRTVFIIVMVALLLLLVGLLHCYTHSYTKITETQTRQMLVII; from the exons ATGACTCAACGACTGATATACATTAATGACGCCCCTGTGACTGTGGCCCCAGCGTCTGCACCAACATCAGAAATAACCTGCACAGGAAGAGGAAGTTGTCAGCCGCTGCTTAAATCATCCTTCAGTGTGATGCTCAGACAGTCGGCAGCGAGACAGCATGGAG TGCTGCTTGAATTCACTCTGCTGAACAGTCACACTCTGAAAAGTG ATGCAGCCTTTAGCATCACTCCTAACAGACTGCAACACTTTCAATTCGACACTGTTTCTTTCCACTGTGAGGGGTCTGATGGTCTGTCTAAACTGAGAATGATGAAGAATTCTGAGGAAAGTGATCCTGAATGTGACATTGAGACAACAACCTCCTGCACCATTCAGCGAGCTTACCCATCAGACAATGGAGAATACTGGTGTGAGAACAACAGAGTTAACATCTCCGTTACTG CTGGTTCAGTGATCCTGGAGAGTCCTGTCCTCCCTGTGATGGAGGGACACAATgtgactctgagctgcaggaACAAGACGACTTCTACCAACCTCCAAGCTGATTTCTTCAAAGATGGCCGCCTCATCATGACGAGCATCTCTGCAGAGACGACCATTAAAAACGTCTCCAAGTCTGATGAAGGACTCTACAGGTGCAGCATCAGTGGTGGTGGAGGATCAGCAGAGAGCTGGCTGGCTGTCAGAG AGACTCGTCCCTCCTTGGATCACTCCATttatcttctcctcctcttgagGACTGTGTTCATCATAGTGATggtggctctgctgctgctgctggtgggacTGCTTCACTGTTACACTCACAGttacacaaaaataactgaGACTCAG acTCGACAGATGCTGGTGATAATTTGA
- the LOC131989310 gene encoding low affinity immunoglobulin gamma Fc region receptor II-a-like, translated as MEVTALFTLLLLEFTLLNSHTLKSDAAFLRITPNRLQHFKSDSVSFDCVGSDASTKLRVFRESKEIDPACDIKSPTGSSCTIERIYPSDSGEYWCETGGGERSNSANITVTDGPVILESPVLPVMDGDSVTLSCRTKTNFTNLQADFFKDGRLIMESSAEKTIKSVSKSDEGLYRCSISGGGGSPESWLAVREPHSKAPNPPKVLFLLWIAVTVLMLALVLLLMGFLHIRNRRVWAVEDAADNPDSVTRCRLS; from the exons ATGGAGGTCACAGCTCTCTTCACACTAT TGCTGCTCGAATTCACTCTGCTGAACAGTCACACTCTGAAAAGTG ATGCAGCTTTTCTTCGTATCACTCCAAACAGActgcaacactttaaatcagACTCTGTGTCTTTTGACTGTGTCGGGTCTGATGCCTCAACTAAACTGAGAGTGTTCAGGGAGTCTAAGGAAATTGATCCTGCATGTGATATTAAGTCACCAACAGGGTCGTCCTGCACCATTGAGAGAATCTATCCATCAGACAGTGGAGAGTACTGGTGtgagactggaggaggagagagaagcaaCAGCGCCAACATCACTGTCACTG ATGGACCAGTGATCCTGGAGAGTCCTGTCCTCCCTGTGATGGATGGAGACTCTgtgactctgagctgcaggaCTAAGACTAATTTCACCAACCTCCAAGCTGATTTCTTCAAAGATGGCCGCCTCATCATGGAGAGCTCTGCAGAGAAGACCATTAAAAGTGTTTCCAAGTCTGATGAAGGACTCTACAGGTGCAGCATCAGTGGTGGTGGAGGATCCCCAGAGAGCTGGCTGGCTGTCAGAG AGCCCCACTCCAAAGCCCCCAACCCCCCGAAAGTCCTCTTCCTGCTGTGGATCGCTGTCACGGTGTTGATGTTGGctctggtgctgctgctgatgggTTTCCTTCATATCAGGAACCGCAGAG TGTGGGCTGTGGAGGACGCTGCAGACAATCCAGACAGTGTGAC acgcTGCAGACTCAGCTGA